One Mycoplasmopsis caviae DNA segment encodes these proteins:
- the secY gene encoding preprotein translocase subunit SecY has protein sequence MKNFFANTGFKISKFFYTFKNKWILFWSTKEITKKLLYTLLLLSIYILMTTIKAPFVNLANTNINDDPFLNTLNLVGGGGLKNFSLVALGISPFINASLIMSLLQTKLFPPIQKLSQSGPQGRRKLNIITRILTLIIAFPQAILLTKSLGAGDNPFIIFNPIKAFHPGVTTFFVLPLILIAGSLFSLFIAEQITDKGLGNGTSLIIFVGIAFQLPTQFKGAFSLFVGSESTTAIFVGALKFLTYLFVYFGLLFIITLVYNAERHIPIQQIGAGRSRNINEMGKLPIKLNPGGIMPIIFASMLVSFPIMIARILPSGNSGKLWIEANMQFRQPLGLSLLILITFFFSYVIGLQQSKIDKISEDFAKNSTFIPGLRPGEETEDYLIGIVLRLCTFSGFYLVFLASFQYIMILGLNIPAIVSFGGTGMMILVSVALETIQQFLARRKSQHLAKQKRLSKEAAEVINFQNKYEENDPFASDDQKVDNQSKDYDKYKNGDGLLW, from the coding sequence ATGAAGAACTTTTTTGCAAATACAGGTTTCAAAATTTCTAAGTTTTTTTATACTTTCAAAAATAAGTGAATACTATTTTGAAGTACAAAAGAAATAACAAAAAAATTATTATATACGTTATTGTTATTGTCAATTTATATCTTAATGACAACAATTAAGGCACCATTTGTAAATTTAGCTAATACAAACATTAATGATGACCCTTTTTTAAATACTCTTAACCTTGTTGGTGGTGGGGGTCTTAAAAATTTTTCATTGGTTGCATTGGGTATTAGTCCATTTATTAATGCAAGTTTAATAATGTCTCTTTTGCAAACCAAGCTTTTTCCACCAATTCAAAAACTTAGTCAAAGTGGTCCACAAGGTCGTAGAAAACTAAACATTATTACTAGAATATTAACATTAATAATCGCTTTTCCTCAAGCTATCCTATTAACAAAATCGCTTGGTGCAGGTGATAATCCTTTTATCATTTTTAATCCAATAAAAGCGTTTCACCCAGGTGTTACAACTTTTTTTGTTTTACCGTTAATTTTAATTGCTGGTTCATTGTTTTCATTGTTTATAGCTGAACAAATAACAGACAAAGGCTTAGGAAATGGAACAAGTTTAATTATTTTTGTTGGTATTGCATTCCAATTACCTACTCAATTTAAAGGTGCATTCAGTTTGTTTGTCGGTAGCGAGAGCACAACAGCAATTTTTGTTGGAGCATTAAAATTCTTAACTTATTTATTTGTTTACTTTGGATTATTATTTATTATTACATTAGTTTATAATGCTGAAAGACATATTCCAATTCAACAAATAGGAGCTGGCAGAAGTAGAAATATCAATGAAATGGGTAAGTTACCAATTAAGTTAAACCCAGGTGGAATTATGCCAATAATTTTTGCTTCTATGCTAGTAAGTTTTCCAATTATGATTGCAAGAATTTTACCAAGTGGAAATTCAGGAAAATTATGAATTGAAGCTAATATGCAATTTAGACAACCGCTAGGATTGTCATTGTTAATTCTAATTACATTCTTTTTCAGTTATGTAATTGGACTTCAACAATCAAAGATTGATAAAATTTCAGAAGACTTTGCTAAAAATTCTACTTTTATTCCAGGACTTAGACCTGGCGAAGAAACTGAAGATTACTTAATAGGGATTGTTTTAAGACTTTGTACATTTAGTGGTTTCTATTTAGTTTTTTTAGCTTCATTTCAATATATTATGATTTTAGGTTTAAATATACCTGCTATTGTAAGTTTTGGTGGAACAGGTATGATGATTTTAGTTTCTGTTGCTCTTGAAACTATTCAACAATTTCTTGCAAGACGCAAAAGTCAGCATCTTGCTAAACAAAAACGTCTTTCAAAAGAAGCGGCAGAAGTGATTAATTTCCAAAACAAATATGAAGAAAATGATCCTTTTGCTTCAGACGATCAAAAAGTTGATAATCAATCAAAAGATTATGACAAATACAAAAATGGAGATGGTTTATTATGATAA
- a CDS encoding adenylate kinase family protein produces the protein MINKVTQHVVFMGPPGVGKGTVAALISQKYGLVHVSTGNIFREEIASQSDLGLQVKKIVESGQYVPDSITNEIVKNKIQALMNEKKIIMLDGYPRTIEQVNFLNSIPNFKYVALELSAPEEVILKRLNGRRQCQNCKASFHIDFMPSKKGKDCDKCGSELILRKDDSIEAIKVRQKVYHDQTAPLLNYYKENNLLLTFDAISEPESIAKNVVESLSKFKSK, from the coding sequence ATGATAAATAAAGTTACCCAACATGTCGTTTTTATGGGACCACCAGGAGTTGGTAAAGGTACTGTTGCTGCTCTTATATCTCAAAAATATGGTTTAGTTCATGTTTCAACTGGCAATATATTTCGAGAAGAAATTGCATCTCAAAGTGATCTTGGTTTACAGGTTAAGAAAATTGTTGAAAGTGGTCAATATGTTCCAGATAGTATCACAAATGAAATTGTTAAGAATAAGATTCAAGCATTAATGAACGAAAAAAAGATAATAATGCTTGATGGTTATCCTAGAACTATTGAACAAGTTAATTTTTTGAATAGTATTCCTAATTTTAAATATGTTGCATTAGAATTAAGTGCGCCAGAAGAAGTTATTTTAAAAAGATTAAATGGCCGTAGACAATGCCAAAATTGTAAGGCAAGTTTTCACATTGACTTTATGCCATCAAAGAAAGGCAAAGATTGTGACAAGTGTGGTAGCGAATTAATCTTGAGAAAAGATGACTCAATTGAAGCTATTAAAGTTCGTCAAAAAGTTTATCACGATCAGACAGCTCCATTGCTTAATTATTATAAAGAGAATAATTTGCTATTGACATTTGATGCTATTAGCGAACCTGAATCAATTGCTAAAAATGTAGTTGAATCATTATCAAAATTTAAAAGTAAATAA
- the map gene encoding type I methionyl aminopeptidase: MITIKNEQEIINITQSCKILAEVKKIVYDFVRPGVSLKEVDSIAFNEIVKRDARPAFKGLYGFPATCCISVNEELIHGIPSDYIIKDGDIVKVDIGCDYKGMKSDSAFTKGVGNISDSDKKIIKVAQESFYAGLEAIKPGARVGDVSAAIGKVIRQNNLYTPRQYSGHGIGREVHEDPYIFNDGHAGTGPLLKDGMVICIEPMILQKNAKVKVKSDKWTVVSASGLNAAHYEHTVLIKNGKGVILTKGI, encoded by the coding sequence ATGATAACTATTAAAAATGAACAAGAAATTATTAATATTACTCAAAGCTGCAAAATCCTGGCAGAAGTTAAAAAAATTGTTTATGACTTTGTAAGACCAGGGGTTTCATTAAAAGAAGTGGATTCAATCGCTTTTAATGAAATAGTCAAAAGAGATGCTCGACCAGCTTTTAAAGGTTTATACGGTTTTCCCGCAACCTGTTGCATCTCGGTGAATGAAGAATTGATCCATGGAATTCCAAGTGATTACATTATTAAAGATGGCGATATAGTAAAAGTTGACATAGGATGTGATTACAAAGGAATGAAGAGTGATAGTGCCTTCACAAAAGGTGTTGGTAATATCAGTGATAGTGATAAAAAAATAATTAAAGTAGCACAAGAGTCATTTTATGCTGGTCTCGAGGCAATTAAACCTGGAGCAAGAGTTGGTGATGTAAGTGCTGCTATTGGTAAGGTTATAAGGCAAAATAATTTATATACACCTAGACAATATAGTGGACATGGAATTGGTCGCGAGGTCCACGAAGATCCATATATTTTTAATGATGGTCATGCTGGAACTGGACCTTTATTAAAAGATGGAATGGTAATTTGTATTGAGCCAATGATTTTGCAAAAAAATGCAAAAGTAAAGGTAAAGAGTGACAAATGAACCGTTGTAAGTGCTAGTGGTTTAAATGCTGCACACTATGAGCACACTGTTTTAATCAAAAATGGTAAAGGTGTTATATTAACGAAAGGAATCTAA
- the infA gene encoding translation initiation factor IF-1, which translates to MAKDAIKMKAIVKEAYSTDEYDVELENGMVIKAHISGKMRVNHIRILPGDTVDVEISPYNLSLGRITYRHK; encoded by the coding sequence ATGGCAAAAGACGCAATTAAAATGAAAGCAATTGTTAAGGAAGCTTATTCAACAGATGAATATGATGTTGAACTTGAAAACGGAATGGTCATCAAGGCTCACATTTCAGGAAAAATGCGAGTTAATCACATTCGTATTTTGCCTGGTGATACTGTCGATGTTGAAATTAGTCCTTACAATTTATCTTTAGGGCGAATAACTTATCGTCACAAATAG
- the rpmJ gene encoding 50S ribosomal protein L36 — MKVRASVKKMCKDCRIIKRKGIIRVICLLPKHKQRQG; from the coding sequence ATGAAAGTTAGAGCAAGTGTTAAAAAAATGTGTAAAGATTGTCGCATTATTAAACGTAAGGGAATTATTAGGGTAATTTGCTTATTGCCAAAACACAAACAAAGACAAGGATAA
- the rpsM gene encoding 30S ribosomal protein S13 yields the protein MARILNIEIPNNKRVVISLTYIYGIGRTRAQEICAKAKINENLRVKDLSEEQLSAIREVAKEYTTEGDLRRETSLNIKRLMEIKCYRGIRHRKGLPVRGQCTQKNARTRKGPRKTVAGKKSK from the coding sequence ATGGCTAGAATTTTAAATATTGAAATTCCTAATAATAAACGTGTTGTTATATCATTAACATACATTTATGGAATAGGAAGAACTCGTGCACAAGAAATTTGTGCCAAGGCTAAGATTAATGAAAATCTTAGAGTTAAAGATTTATCAGAAGAACAATTAAGTGCAATTCGTGAAGTAGCAAAAGAATACACAACTGAAGGTGATCTTCGTCGTGAAACAAGCTTAAACATTAAGCGTTTAATGGAAATTAAGTGCTACCGTGGTATTCGTCACAGAAAAGGCTTACCTGTTAGAGGTCAATGTACACAAAAGAATGCTCGTACACGTAAAGGTCCTCGTAAAACAGTTGCAGGTAAAAAATCTAAATAA
- the rpsK gene encoding 30S ribosomal protein S11, translated as MARKTKKKNITNGVAHIHSTNQNTIVTFADEKGNVIAWSSSGAIGYKGTKKKTPYAAGLAAQAVAEAAKEHGIKSVKVQLKGLGAGKDAARKQIEVAGITVTEIKDVTPVPHNGTRPPKRILKREAKK; from the coding sequence ATGGCTAGAAAAACCAAAAAGAAAAATATAACAAATGGTGTAGCACACATTCACTCAACAAATCAAAATACTATTGTTACCTTTGCTGACGAAAAAGGAAATGTTATTGCATGAAGTTCTTCTGGTGCTATTGGGTACAAAGGAACCAAGAAAAAAACTCCTTATGCAGCAGGTTTAGCTGCACAAGCTGTTGCTGAAGCTGCAAAAGAGCATGGTATTAAAAGTGTAAAAGTTCAACTAAAAGGTTTAGGTGCAGGTAAAGATGCAGCTAGAAAACAAATTGAAGTTGCAGGTATCACAGTAACTGAAATTAAAGATGTTACACCAGTTCCACATAATGGAACAAGACCTCCAAAACGTATTCTTAAACGTGAAGCTAAAAAATAA
- a CDS encoding DNA-directed RNA polymerase subunit alpha, translated as MEKMTKLEYQKVTKLNNSTSNVTTFTLQPLERGMGQTLGVALRRILLSNITSLALFAVKIEDVNHEFQVVDGCVEDVATIIMNLRKVRFQYNPEFVRDDEIIKVTLKADQPGEVTSRLLEVNNSSIEILNKSLEIAHLSASGKHKLNIELYLKPGRGFISNEENKKLLNNSSITTRMESKIKNGIFIATDSNFSPIEKVNYTVEELNSSSNKIEEKLTFSFQTDGTVDPKSALQQACEILVGHFKLIGNVDEMKVNVFAEESEQTLEVNDNDVDINSLNLSVRSLNALKRIGKTKISQVAEMSLEELEQVKNLGRKSLDEIQQRIKEYGYELSKGEE; from the coding sequence ATGGAAAAGATGACAAAATTAGAGTACCAAAAGGTTACTAAATTAAATAATTCAACTTCAAATGTAACTACATTTACTCTTCAACCACTTGAACGTGGTATGGGCCAAACATTAGGTGTTGCCCTACGTCGTATTTTACTTTCAAATATAACATCATTAGCACTTTTTGCTGTTAAAATTGAAGATGTTAATCATGAATTCCAAGTAGTTGATGGTTGTGTTGAAGATGTTGCCACAATTATTATGAATTTAAGAAAAGTAAGATTTCAATATAATCCAGAATTTGTTAGGGATGATGAAATTATTAAAGTAACACTAAAAGCTGATCAACCAGGGGAAGTTACTTCAAGGTTGTTAGAAGTTAATAATTCAAGTATTGAAATTTTAAATAAATCATTAGAGATTGCACACTTATCTGCAAGCGGAAAACACAAATTAAATATTGAATTATATTTAAAGCCAGGGCGTGGATTTATTTCTAATGAAGAAAATAAAAAACTTCTAAATAATTCATCAATTACAACAAGAATGGAATCGAAAATTAAAAACGGAATTTTTATTGCTACTGATAGTAATTTTAGTCCAATTGAAAAGGTTAATTATACAGTTGAGGAATTAAACTCATCATCAAACAAAATTGAAGAAAAATTGACATTTTCGTTCCAAACTGATGGAACTGTTGATCCAAAGAGTGCTTTACAACAAGCATGTGAAATCCTAGTTGGACACTTTAAATTAATTGGTAATGTTGATGAAATGAAAGTAAATGTATTTGCTGAGGAAAGTGAACAAACATTAGAAGTTAATGACAATGATGTAGACATTAATTCATTAAATCTTTCTGTCCGTTCACTTAATGCACTTAAGAGAATAGGCAAGACAAAAATTTCTCAAGTTGCAGAGATGTCTCTTGAAGAATTAGAACAAGTTAAAAATCTTGGTCGTAAATCACTTGACGAAATTCAACAACGTATAAAAGAATATGGATATGAACTAAGTAAAGGAGAAGAATAA
- a CDS encoding energy-coupling factor transporter ATPase has translation MIKVQDIVFSYPEAKTKALNGLNFTIPDGKYVAILGHNGSGKSTFSKLLVALYKPSSGSIEINGTVISKKTIREIRKKIGIIFQNPDNQFVGASVEDDIAFGLENQQVPQKDMKSIIENLAEKVDMKDYLTREPQFLSGGQKQRVAIASVLALNPEIIIFDEVTSMLDPKGKNKVLKIIKEIQKTREKTLISITHDMDEAIQADYCLVFSKGQVVANGSPKEILRNKKIIELAKIDSPFIYKLSEKIDNIEPTYDEEELLNQLCK, from the coding sequence ATGATTAAAGTACAAGATATAGTATTTTCTTATCCAGAAGCTAAAACAAAAGCTCTTAACGGGCTTAATTTTACTATACCTGATGGAAAATATGTTGCTATATTAGGCCATAATGGTTCAGGCAAGAGTACTTTTAGTAAATTACTTGTTGCTTTGTACAAACCATCTTCTGGTTCAATTGAAATAAATGGAACTGTAATTTCAAAAAAAACAATTAGAGAAATTAGAAAAAAAATTGGAATAATTTTTCAAAATCCCGATAACCAATTTGTGGGTGCAAGTGTTGAAGACGATATTGCTTTTGGACTTGAAAATCAACAAGTTCCTCAAAAAGATATGAAATCAATAATTGAAAATCTAGCTGAAAAAGTTGATATGAAAGATTACTTGACAAGAGAGCCTCAATTTCTTTCTGGTGGTCAAAAACAAAGAGTTGCTATTGCTTCTGTTTTAGCATTAAACCCTGAAATAATAATTTTTGATGAAGTTACATCAATGCTTGATCCAAAAGGTAAAAACAAAGTGCTTAAAATTATTAAGGAAATTCAAAAAACAAGAGAAAAAACCTTAATTTCAATTACACATGATATGGATGAAGCTATTCAGGCCGATTATTGTTTAGTGTTTTCTAAGGGTCAAGTTGTGGCAAACGGTTCCCCAAAGGAGATTTTGAGAAATAAAAAAATTATTGAGCTAGCAAAAATAGATTCGCCTTTTATTTATAAACTTAGTGAAAAAATAGATAATATTGAACCTACATATGATGAAGAGGAGTTGTTAAATCAATTATGCAAATAA
- a CDS encoding energy-coupling factor transporter ATPase, whose protein sequence is MQIKVKDLEHIFSRRTPMEFKALNGVNATINQGEYIGIIGQTGSGKTTFIEHLNALILPWGGSIEWIFENEKKDKKTGKSEKFIDSYIVQKKQKKVKKAKDIRKRVGIVFQFAEYQLFESTIRDDIAFGPRSFGVPKTEAYERASEYLKLVGLDESYLNKSPFGLSGGQKRRVALAGILAMEPDILIADEPTAGLDPVGVREILDIFDKLHKKGKTIIIVTHDLDNVLEATKRVMIFKNGKIVKDGDTYEILRNTEFLRENNMEPPKLLDFVSKLETRGIKVPKVTSIDDLAQFLNQRMKGGV, encoded by the coding sequence ATGCAAATAAAAGTAAAAGATTTAGAGCATATTTTTAGTCGTAGAACGCCAATGGAATTCAAAGCATTAAATGGTGTAAATGCAACAATTAATCAGGGCGAATATATAGGAATTATTGGTCAAACCGGTTCAGGCAAAACAACATTTATAGAACATTTAAATGCTCTTATTTTGCCTTGAGGTGGTTCAATTGAATGAATTTTTGAAAATGAGAAAAAAGACAAAAAAACAGGTAAGAGTGAAAAATTTATTGATTCTTATATAGTTCAAAAAAAACAAAAAAAAGTTAAAAAAGCTAAGGATATTAGAAAAAGGGTTGGAATTGTTTTTCAATTTGCTGAGTATCAATTATTTGAATCGACTATTAGAGATGATATTGCTTTTGGTCCTAGAAGTTTCGGCGTTCCAAAAACAGAAGCATACGAGAGAGCTAGTGAATATCTTAAATTGGTTGGTCTTGATGAATCATATTTAAATAAGTCCCCTTTTGGCCTTAGTGGTGGTCAAAAAAGAAGAGTTGCACTAGCTGGTATTTTAGCAATGGAACCGGACATATTAATTGCTGATGAACCTACTGCTGGATTAGATCCAGTTGGTGTTAGGGAAATATTAGATATATTTGATAAGTTACATAAAAAAGGAAAAACCATTATTATTGTTACACATGATTTAGATAATGTTTTAGAAGCAACAAAAAGAGTAATGATTTTTAAAAATGGCAAAATTGTTAAGGACGGCGACACATACGAGATTTTAAGAAATACAGAATTTCTAAGGGAAAATAATATGGAACCACCTAAATTATTAGATTTTGTTTCAAAATTAGAAACAAGAGGAATTAAGGTTCCAAAGGTAACTTCAATAGATGACCTTGCCCAATTTCTTAATCAGAGAATGAAAGGAGGTGTTTAA
- a CDS encoding energy-coupling factor transporter transmembrane component T family protein produces MKSPIGRYYPHETLIHKLDPRLKLIINIIYIVLTFFVNYFISLVILLVPLLIAFVIGSRRIYPLFKLMIMPLIIGFFILFVNIYTMKMPPGSLEDLNYTRIIPWGGHSKYALTLEALARTGALIIRIYIMIMITTLPLITTKPILLTKALEDLMFPFKLLFIPTHIIAMIVSIALRFIPTLFEEAQRIMKAQASRGVDFKNGKIKEKVKSFTTLIIPLFVTSFAKAEDLSNAMETRGYDPYAKRTKYRKLRIKWIDILFLILTIGLILFIAFGQSERFDFLPYWYKFTYFKY; encoded by the coding sequence ATGAAGTCTCCTATTGGTCGTTATTATCCACATGAGACATTAATTCATAAGCTTGATCCAAGATTAAAGTTAATTATTAATATAATTTATATAGTTCTAACATTTTTTGTAAACTATTTTATTTCACTTGTGATACTTCTAGTACCATTATTAATAGCTTTTGTTATTGGTTCAAGAAGAATATATCCACTGTTTAAATTAATGATTATGCCATTAATAATTGGATTTTTTATTCTTTTTGTAAATATTTATACAATGAAGATGCCACCTGGTTCACTTGAAGATTTAAACTATACTCGAATAATTCCTTGAGGAGGTCATAGCAAGTATGCCCTTACATTAGAAGCATTAGCAAGAACAGGTGCATTAATCATAAGAATTTACATAATGATTATGATTACAACATTACCATTAATCACAACTAAACCGATATTACTTACAAAAGCACTTGAAGATTTAATGTTTCCATTTAAATTATTGTTTATTCCAACTCATATCATTGCAATGATTGTTTCAATAGCTTTAAGGTTTATACCTACTCTTTTTGAAGAAGCTCAAAGAATAATGAAAGCTCAAGCTAGCCGCGGCGTGGATTTCAAAAATGGTAAGATAAAAGAAAAAGTAAAATCATTTACTACATTAATAATTCCTTTATTTGTTACTTCGTTTGCAAAAGCAGAAGATTTATCCAATGCCATGGAAACGAGAGGATATGATCCATATGCAAAAAGAACAAAATATCGTAAATTAAGAATTAAATGAATAGACATCTTATTCTTAATTTTAACAATTGGACTTATTTTGTTTATTGCTTTTGGTCAAAGCGAAAGGTTCGACTTTCTTCCTTATTGATATAAGTTTACATATTTTAAATATTAA
- a CDS encoding HAD family hydrolase → MSKKRIVFAFDLDGTLLTDGVNAHPETQDAIIKSYNQGHANIICTGRGLQKTLPLLKTIKGINYFVCSNGALFYDVEKDYYRVLGEVDKSIFNELFDYANTNNLILTIDTPDFNGSWSKNSDKNILPEWVSKQNKLSDKNPHFLKPLSALTSVLNNPESKITQMAIRNPLDSAQETTKHFQGRLKGKQKVFLTNSIYTDVNPLHTTKWYGLKTLLDYLKIDTHELYCFGDSGNDIEMLQNAHIGYAMGNGTNDAKLAADKIIGSNLTGAIGQVINEILEKN, encoded by the coding sequence ATGAGTAAAAAAAGAATAGTATTTGCTTTCGATTTAGACGGGACATTATTAACTGATGGTGTAAATGCTCACCCAGAAACACAAGATGCCATCATAAAGTCATATAATCAAGGACACGCCAACATAATTTGTACTGGGCGTGGTTTGCAAAAAACTCTGCCATTATTAAAAACAATTAAAGGTATTAATTATTTTGTTTGTTCTAATGGGGCGCTTTTTTACGATGTTGAAAAGGATTATTATAGAGTATTAGGTGAGGTTGACAAATCGATTTTTAATGAATTATTTGATTATGCTAATACAAATAATTTAATTTTAACAATTGATACTCCTGACTTTAATGGTTCTTGATCTAAAAATAGTGATAAAAATATACTACCAGAATGAGTTAGCAAACAAAACAAATTAAGTGATAAAAATCCACATTTTTTAAAACCCTTATCAGCATTAACTAGTGTATTAAATAATCCTGAAAGTAAAATTACTCAAATGGCAATTAGAAATCCACTCGATAGTGCTCAAGAAACTACTAAACACTTTCAAGGAAGATTAAAAGGTAAACAAAAAGTCTTTCTAACCAATTCAATTTATACTGATGTTAATCCATTACATACAACAAAGTGATATGGTCTAAAGACTCTACTTGATTACTTAAAAATTGACACACATGAACTATACTGTTTTGGAGACAGTGGCAATGACATTGAAATGCTTCAAAATGCTCACATTGGCTATGCTATGGGAAATGGAACCAATGATGCAAAATTAGCAGCAGATAAAATTATAGGTTCAAATTTGACAGGAGCAATAGGTCAAGTAATTAATGAAATTCTTGAAAAAAATTAA
- a CDS encoding DNA-processing protein DprA: MNPLLVYLSYKFEGNVFEIYKFLKSNKKISQDEIDSVLKELEEKDIKYICALDYNYPESLKQYRYLPHVLFYKGNIELLNKKSVCLTGDIQSPLVDLNIKKSQNAMLENFVLITNDFKNLDQKFVDIYRENKKGIVHILPYGFNYLKETHNLENELYISQYPPHTHAKLFRFKERNILMSMLSEFLIIYSSKNDSGILNLATAFANNNKEVYCYPGLSYDDGNNILIKNGANLITQIAEVQYY, translated from the coding sequence ATGAATCCATTATTAGTTTATTTAAGTTATAAATTTGAAGGAAATGTCTTTGAGATATATAAGTTTTTAAAAAGTAATAAAAAAATTTCACAGGATGAAATTGATTCAGTACTAAAAGAACTAGAAGAAAAGGACATAAAATATATTTGTGCACTAGATTATAATTATCCTGAATCTTTAAAACAATATAGATACTTGCCACATGTTTTATTTTACAAGGGCAATATTGAATTGTTAAATAAGAAATCAGTGTGCTTAACAGGTGATATTCAATCCCCACTTGTTGATCTTAATATCAAGAAATCACAAAATGCAATGCTAGAAAACTTTGTACTAATTACTAACGACTTTAAGAATTTGGACCAAAAATTTGTTGACATATACAGAGAGAATAAAAAAGGAATAGTCCATATTTTGCCATATGGATTCAATTATTTAAAGGAAACACATAATTTAGAAAATGAATTGTATATTAGTCAATATCCACCACATACGCATGCAAAATTATTTAGATTTAAAGAAAGAAATATATTGATGTCTATGTTAAGTGAATTTCTTATCATATATAGTAGCAAAAATGATTCAGGCATTTTGAATCTCGCGACTGCTTTTGCAAATAATAACAAGGAAGTATATTGTTATCCAGGATTGAGTTATGATGATGGTAATAACATTTTAATTAAAAATGGAGCCAACTTAATAACTCAAATCGCAGAAGTTCAATATTATTAA
- a CDS encoding zinc-dependent alcohol dehydrogenase encodes MKAFVVDKPKQWSIKEVAIPTPGPKQVLIRMETSGVCHTDLHAANYDWLVEPKYPLIPGHEGIGIVEKLGPGCTRLKKGDRVCLAWLHDACGSCEWCLQGEETLCPKQNMSAYTFDGSFAEYAIGHEDYVGIVPDGLDIISGAPIVCAGVTTYKAIKRAKARPGYWMAVIGVGGLGQLAIQYAKAMGYRPIGIDLSDEKCELAIKSGAEFAFNSKKDPDFIKKLIEKTGGGAHAVINTSVATIAGEQGMEMLRRGGRQILVGLPSKDKLGKDNVGVSVFWTVLFQRELAGSIVGTRLDLQESLQYAAEGKVKSEVTRVIKLEEVPEVFDKLQKGEFLGRAVIDFGYRGKK; translated from the coding sequence ATGAAGGCTTTTGTTGTTGATAAACCAAAACAATGAAGTATTAAGGAAGTCGCAATCCCTACACCTGGACCTAAACAAGTTCTTATTCGTATGGAAACTTCTGGAGTATGTCACACTGACTTACACGCTGCAAATTATGATTGATTAGTTGAACCTAAATACCCATTAATTCCAGGGCATGAAGGTATTGGTATTGTTGAAAAATTAGGACCTGGATGTACACGTCTTAAAAAAGGTGACAGAGTTTGTTTAGCTTGATTACATGACGCATGTGGTTCTTGTGAGTGATGTTTGCAAGGTGAAGAAACACTTTGTCCTAAGCAAAATATGTCAGCATATACATTTGATGGTTCATTTGCTGAATATGCAATTGGGCACGAAGATTATGTAGGAATTGTTCCTGATGGATTAGATATCATATCTGGTGCACCTATCGTGTGTGCTGGTGTTACAACCTATAAAGCTATTAAAAGAGCTAAAGCTCGTCCAGGATACTGAATGGCTGTTATCGGTGTTGGTGGACTTGGACAATTAGCAATCCAATATGCTAAAGCAATGGGATATAGACCAATTGGTATTGACCTAAGTGATGAAAAATGTGAATTAGCAATTAAATCAGGTGCTGAATTTGCATTCAACTCAAAGAAGGATCCAGACTTTATTAAAAAGTTGATTGAAAAGACTGGCGGTGGAGCACATGCTGTAATTAACACCTCTGTTGCCACAATTGCTGGTGAACAAGGTATGGAAATGCTTCGCCGTGGAGGACGTCAAATTTTAGTTGGTCTTCCATCAAAAGACAAACTTGGTAAAGACAATGTTGGTGTTTCTGTATTTTGAACAGTATTATTCCAAAGAGAATTAGCTGGATCAATTGTTGGTACAAGACTTGATTTACAAGAATCACTTCAATATGCAGCAGAAGGTAAAGTTAAATCAGAAGTTACAAGAGTTATTAAACTTGAAGAAGTTCCTGAGGTTTTTGACAAACTACAAAAAGGTGAATTCCTTGGTCGTGCCGTTATTGACTTTGGTTACAGAGGTAAAAAATAA